A part of Numenius arquata chromosome 2, bNumArq3.hap1.1, whole genome shotgun sequence genomic DNA contains:
- the POLR2F gene encoding DNA-directed RNA polymerases I, II, and III subunit RPABC2, with protein sequence MSDNEDNFDGDDFDDVEEDEGLEDLENAEEEGQENVEILPSGERQQANQKRITTPYMTKYERARVLGTRALQIAMCAPVMVELEGETDPLLIAMKELKARKIPIIIRRYLPDGSYEDWGVDELIITD encoded by the exons ATGTCTGACAACGAGGACAA TTTTGACGGGGACGACTTCGACGAtgtggaggaggatgaagggcTGGAGGACCTGGAGAACGCGGAGGAG GAGGGACAGGAGAACGTGGAAATCCTCCCCTCGGGAGAGCGGCAGCAGGCGAACCAGAAGCGGATCACTACCCCCTACATGACCAAATACGAGCGAGCCAGAGTCCTGGGCACTCGTGCCCTCCAGATAGC GATGTGTGCCCCAGTGATGGTGGAATTGGAAGGAGAGACAGACCCCTTGCTGATTGCCATGAAGGAACTCAA AGCACGCAAGATTCCCATAATCATCCGTCGTTACCTGCCAGATGGGAGCTATGAAGACTGGGGTGTGGATGAGTTAATTATCACAGACTGA
- the C2H22orf23 gene encoding UPF0193 protein EVG1: protein METSELCGTPGRGGSSAAAGGTRYSPATRELLRVMMEESKLTHFQRRYLMDCVKRGDTLPRQCHPTSSKEPVPAAPAFSPAVCQPIRLSAKPHLRPAKVCQAGDAYTREKFRPQARRDLEKEKQRLQNILATGKDVVECNVKQTLVQTKKEEIPEPDRFEELVNEVQERKEFLAEMEALGQGKKYQSIVLTEISQKMREMELIDKKRSEEMREIMTKDFPGGKSFFPGRKSDPTD, encoded by the exons ATGGAGACGTCGGAGCTCTGCGGGACACCGGGCCGCGGCGGgagctcggcggcggcggggggaaccCGGTACAGCCCGGCGACCCGGGAGTTGTTGAGAG TGATGATGGAGGAGTCAAAGCTGACGCATTTCCAGAGGCGGTACCTGATGGACTGCGTGAAAC GAGGAGATACCCTGCCGCGCCAGTGCCACCCCACATCCAGCAAAGAGCCAGTGCCTGCAGCGCCTGCTTTCTCCCCAGCAGTTTGTCAGCCGATCAGGCTTTCAGCTAAACCACATCTCCGACCTGCCAAGGTCTGCCAGGCAGGAGATGCCTACACGCGAGAGAAATTCAGGCCACAGGCAAGGC GAGatttggaaaaggagaagcaAAGGCTCCAAAACATCTTAGCAACAGGGAAGGATGTGGTGGAGTGCAACGTGAAGCAGACGCTGGTTCAGACAAAGAAAGAGGAGATACCTGAGCCTGACCGGTTTGAAGAAT TGGTGAATGAAGTTCAGGAGAGGAAGGAGTTCCTGGCAGAGATGGAAGCTCTAGGACAGGGCAAGAAGTATCAAAGTATTGTCCTCACTGAAATCTCACAG AAAATGCGTGAGATGGAGCTCATTGACAAGAAGAGAAGTGAGGAAATGAGAGAGATCATGACAAAAGACTTCCCTGGTGGGAAGTCTTTTTTCCCTGGTAGGAAATCTGATCCCACGGACTAG